Genomic segment of Streptomyces zhihengii:
GGTCTCCGGCAACCTCCCGTACCCCCCGACTCCCCCACCGGAGGACGCAAGTGGACCGCACCTCACCCGCCCGCAGATTGGTGGGCGCCGGCGTGGCGCTCGCCGTCGGCACCGGGCTCTGTCTCCTGGGCACGGCGGGCACCGCCCAGGCCGCCGACGTCAACGTCGTCAAGAACGCGGGCTTCGAGACCGGGCTGAGCAACTGGACCTGCTCGGCCGGCAGCGGCTCCGCCGTCTCCTCCCCCGTCCGCACCGGCGCGGGCGCCCTGAAGGCCACGCCCGCGGGCATGGACAACGCCCGCTGCACGCAGACCCTGACCGTGAAGCCCAACGCGACCTACACGACCAGTGCCTGGGTCCAGGGCGGCCTCACCTACCTGGGCGCGAGCGGCACCGGCACCACCGACGTGTCCACCTGGACGCCCGGCGGCGACTGGACGAAGCTCTCCACCACCTTCACCACCGGCCCGAACACCACCTCGGTCACGGTGTACACCCACGGCTGGTACGGCACCCCCGCCTACCACGTCGACGACGTGAGCGTCTTCGGTCCCGACGGCGGCGGGGGCACCGACCCCGACCCGGTCGTGCCCGCGGTCCCCGGCGCCCCCTCGGTCGGCACCGTGACGACCTCCTCCGTGGCCCTGAGCTGGAGCGCGGTCTCCGGCGCCACCGGCTACCACGTCTACCGCGACGGCGCCAAGGTCCAGTCGGTGAGCGGCTCCTCCGCCACCGTCACCGGCCTGGCCGCCGACACCGCCTACCAGTTCCAGGTCAGCGCGGCCAACGCGGCGGGCGAGTCCGCCAAGTCGGCCGCGGTCACCGGCCGGACGAGCAAGAGCACCGGCAACCCGGGCAACCCGGCCGTGCCGAAGCACGCGCTGACGGGCTACTGGCAGAACTTCAACAACGGCGCCACGGTGCAGAAGCTGCGCGACGTGCAGGCGCAGTACGACATCATCGCGGTCTCCTTCGCCGACTCCACGGCCACCCCGGGCCAGATCGTCTTCAACCTCGACCCGGCGGTCGGCTACGGCTCCGTCGACGAGTTCAAGGCGGACGTCGCCGCCAAGAAGGCCGCCGGCAAGTCCGTGATCATCTCGGTGGGCGGCGAGAAGGGCAACGTCACGATCAACAGCGACGCCTCCGCGACCGCCTTCGCCAACAGCGCCTGGGCGCTGATGCAGGAGTACGGCTTCAGCGGCGTCGACATCGACCTGGAGCACGGCATCAACTCGACCTACCTGACGAAGGCGCTGCGGCAGCTCTCGGCCAAGGCGGGCTCGTCGATGGTGCTGACGATGGCCCCGCAGACCATCGACATGCAGAACACCAACACCGAGTACTTCAAGCTGGCGCTCGCCGTGAAGGACATCCTCACAGTCGTCAACATGCAGTACTACAACAGCGGTTCGATGCTCGGCTGCGACGGCAAGGTGTACTCGCAGGGCTCGGTGGACTTCCTCACCGCGCTCGCCTGCATCCAGCTGGAGGGCGGCCTGGACGCCTCCCAGGTCGGCCTCGGCGTGCCCGCGTCGACCCGCGGCGCCGGCAGCGGCTACGTCGACCCGTCCATCGTGAAGAACGCCCTGGACTGCCTGACCCGGGGCACCGGCTGCGGCGCCTTCAAGCCGTCGAAGACCTACCCGTCCCTGCGCGGCGCGATGACCTGGTCCACCAACTGGGACGCCACCGCGGGCAACGCCTGGTCCAACGCGGTCGGTCCGCACGTGCACAACCTGCCGTAGTCCTCACGGCTCCCCGGTCGACGAGGGCCCGCACCACCGCTCCCCCGGTGGTGCGGGCCCTCGGCGCACGACGGGCGGCGCGGACGTCACCAGGGCAGGTCGCGCACCTGCTGCACGCAGAGCACCACGAAGAGCAGTCCGGCGGCCGCCAGCATCACGTTGCTGACGATGCCGTTGCGCCATTCGGCCGGTGTGCGCGAGGAGTTCAGCAGCCAGAGCAGGGTCAGCGCCAGGAAGGGCATGAAGAAGGCGCCGAGGACGCCGTACGCCACCACCAGGCCGAACGGCTGGTCCAGGAAGAGCAGCGAGATCGGCGGGAAGGTCAGCCACAGCAGGTACCCGCGGAAGGCCACCGACCGCTCCTTGGCGCCCGACGCCACCTCGGCCGCGCCGCCGTCCTCCGCGGCGCCGTCGCCGCCGGCGCGGGCGCGCCGCAGCCGCTCGACGAAGTCGGCGAACATCAGGCTGACGCCGTGCCAGACGCCGATCAGCGAGGAGAAGGAGGTGGCGAAGAAGCCGACCAGGAAGAGCTTCGCGGTCACGGCGCCGTACCGGTCCTCCAGGACCGCGCCGAGGTCGATCAGGCCCCGGTCGCCCTTGGTGAGGGCGATCTCGGAGGCGTGCAGCAGCTCGGCGCCGACGATGAGCATGGCGACGACGAAGATGCCGGTGGTGACGTACGCGACCCGGTTGTCCAGGCGCATCACCTTCATCCAGCGGGTGTCCGTCCAGCCCTTGGCGTTCACCCAGTAGCCGTACGCGGCCATGGTGATGGTGCCGCCGACGCCGCCGATCAGGCCGAGGGTGTAGAGCAGCGAGTCGTCGGGCAGCACCGGCGCCAGGCCGGCGAAGGAGGCGCCGACGTCGGGGCCGACGCGGATCGCGACGTAGACGACGACCACGAACATCACGCCGATGAGGACGGTCATGACCTTCTCGAAGACGGCGTACCGGTTGAACCAGACGAAGGCCAGCCCGACCAGGCCGGTGAGCACGCCCCAGGTCTTGAGGCCGGGGCCGTCGGGGAACAGGGCCACGATGGGCAGGGCGCTGGAGGACATCGCCGTCGCGCCGTAGACGAAGCCCCAGACGACGACGTAGAACGCGAAGTACACGGTGGTCCAGCTCCCGAGGGAGCGCCAGCCGTCGAAGAGGGTGCGGCCGGTGGCCAGGTGCCAGCGCCCGCAGGCCTCGGCGAGCGAGATCTTGACGACGCATCCGATCACGGCCGCCCACATGAGGGTGTAGCCGAACTTGCTTCCCGCGATGAGGGTGGCCACCAGGTCGCCCGCGCCGACACCGGTCGCGGCGACCACGATGCCGGGCCCGATGTAGCGCCAGCTCGACTTCCGGGGGCCCACGGCCCCCGGGGTGCTCTCCTCGGTCGTGTCCGTCATGCGCGGCCGCCTTCCCACTCGTCCCACCAGGTGACTGGGGTCACGTAAGCGGGGCGCGCTTGATCACGCAAGAGGGCCTGCGGTGATCGACTGGGGCGGACCTTGTGCAGAGGCCGGGTGCGCGAGGTCCCCGGCGGGTCCGGTCCGCACGGGCCGCGCGTCCGGCATGGCCGAAGTGACTATTGACCGTGACATGCCACAAATGGACGATGGGGCGGCACGCAACGCACCGCCGCACGGAGCACGGACCCGTCCGACCCGAGCAACCCCCCACACCCCAGGAGCACTTGCATGCGTACACGCCCCTTCGCCCGGCGCCCGTCCGCGCGGCGCCGGGCCGGCAAACGGTCCGCCGCCCTGGCGGCCGTCGTCGCCCTCGCCGTCGCCGTCCCGCTCACCGCGAGCGCGTCCCCCGCCCCCGAGCGGCCCGCGCCCAGCAGCACCGCGGCCGAGGACGCCGAGCGGACCCGGCAGTACCTGATCCACGGCCCCGAGAGCGTCGCCGAGCGCACGGCGATCGCCGCCACCGGCGTCTCCATCGACGAGGTGGACGACCACACGGTCGTGGTCAGCGCCGACGCGGCGCAGGCCGCCCGGCTGCGCGCGATCGGCCACACCCTGAAGGAACTGCCCGGACCGCCGGACCGGCGCATCGCCTCGGCGGACGTCAAGCCGTTCGACTTCCCCTCGGCCGACTCGCGCTACCACAACTACGCCGAGATGACCGCGGAGATCGACCAGCGCATCGCGGCCAACCCGGCCATCATGAGCAAGCGCGTCATCGGCAAGAGCTACCAGGGCCGGGACATCGTCGCGATCAAGGTCAGCGACAACGTGGCCACCGACGAGAACGAGCCCGAGGTCCTCTTCACCCACCACCAGCACGCCCGTGAGCACCTCACCGTGGAGATGGCGCTCTACCTGCTGCGGGAGTTCTCCGAGGACTACGGCACCGACCAGCGGATCACCAGCGCCGTCAACGGCCGCGAGATCTGGATCGTGCCGGACCTCAACCCGGACGGCGGCGAGTACGACATCGCCTCCGGCTCCTACCGGAGCTGGCGCAAGAACCGCCAGCCCAACAGCGGTTCCTCGAACATCGGCACCGACCTGAACCGCAACTGGAACTTCAAGTGGGGCTGCTGCGGCGGCTCCTCCGGTTCCACCGGCTCCGAGACCTACCGCGGCCCGGCCGCCGAGTCGGCCCCCGAGGTGAAGGTCGTCGCCGACTTCGTGCGCTCCCGGGTGGTCGGCGGCAAGCAGCAGATCCGGACCGGCATCGACTTCCACACCTACAGCGAGCTGGTGCTGTGGCCGTACGGCTACACCACCGCCGACACCGCCCCCGGTCTGACCAAGGACGACCGGGACGCCTTCGCGGCCGTCGGCGGCAAGATGGCGGCCAGCAACGGCTACACGGCCGAGCAGTCGAGCGACCTCTACGTCACCGACGGCTCGATCGACGACTGGCTGTGGGGCAACCAGAAGATCTTCGGCTACACCTTCGAG
This window contains:
- a CDS encoding Nramp family divalent metal transporter: MTDTTEESTPGAVGPRKSSWRYIGPGIVVAATGVGAGDLVATLIAGSKFGYTLMWAAVIGCVVKISLAEACGRWHLATGRTLFDGWRSLGSWTTVYFAFYVVVWGFVYGATAMSSSALPIVALFPDGPGLKTWGVLTGLVGLAFVWFNRYAVFEKVMTVLIGVMFVVVVYVAIRVGPDVGASFAGLAPVLPDDSLLYTLGLIGGVGGTITMAAYGYWVNAKGWTDTRWMKVMRLDNRVAYVTTGIFVVAMLIVGAELLHASEIALTKGDRGLIDLGAVLEDRYGAVTAKLFLVGFFATSFSSLIGVWHGVSLMFADFVERLRRARAGGDGAAEDGGAAEVASGAKERSVAFRGYLLWLTFPPISLLFLDQPFGLVVAYGVLGAFFMPFLALTLLWLLNSSRTPAEWRNGIVSNVMLAAAGLLFVVLCVQQVRDLPW
- a CDS encoding chitinase; translated protein: MDRTSPARRLVGAGVALAVGTGLCLLGTAGTAQAADVNVVKNAGFETGLSNWTCSAGSGSAVSSPVRTGAGALKATPAGMDNARCTQTLTVKPNATYTTSAWVQGGLTYLGASGTGTTDVSTWTPGGDWTKLSTTFTTGPNTTSVTVYTHGWYGTPAYHVDDVSVFGPDGGGGTDPDPVVPAVPGAPSVGTVTTSSVALSWSAVSGATGYHVYRDGAKVQSVSGSSATVTGLAADTAYQFQVSAANAAGESAKSAAVTGRTSKSTGNPGNPAVPKHALTGYWQNFNNGATVQKLRDVQAQYDIIAVSFADSTATPGQIVFNLDPAVGYGSVDEFKADVAAKKAAGKSVIISVGGEKGNVTINSDASATAFANSAWALMQEYGFSGVDIDLEHGINSTYLTKALRQLSAKAGSSMVLTMAPQTIDMQNTNTEYFKLALAVKDILTVVNMQYYNSGSMLGCDGKVYSQGSVDFLTALACIQLEGGLDASQVGLGVPASTRGAGSGYVDPSIVKNALDCLTRGTGCGAFKPSKTYPSLRGAMTWSTNWDATAGNAWSNAVGPHVHNLP
- a CDS encoding M14 family metallopeptidase — translated: MRTRPFARRPSARRRAGKRSAALAAVVALAVAVPLTASASPAPERPAPSSTAAEDAERTRQYLIHGPESVAERTAIAATGVSIDEVDDHTVVVSADAAQAARLRAIGHTLKELPGPPDRRIASADVKPFDFPSADSRYHNYAEMTAEIDQRIAANPAIMSKRVIGKSYQGRDIVAIKVSDNVATDENEPEVLFTHHQHAREHLTVEMALYLLREFSEDYGTDQRITSAVNGREIWIVPDLNPDGGEYDIASGSYRSWRKNRQPNSGSSNIGTDLNRNWNFKWGCCGGSSGSTGSETYRGPAAESAPEVKVVADFVRSRVVGGKQQIRTGIDFHTYSELVLWPYGYTTADTAPGLTKDDRDAFAAVGGKMAASNGYTAEQSSDLYVTDGSIDDWLWGNQKIFGYTFEMYPTGFGGGGFYPPDEVIERETSRNRDAVLQLLENSDCMYRSIGKQAQYCS